CGTTAACCACAACGGTGTCTTCCATTTCCTTATCGATACCAAAACTGATATTCGGCTGCTTGATATCGACAAATGGCTCTTTGATTCGACGTGCTTCCAATCTCTCTTGAAACTTGACTCTGGCTTTTAACGCTCTGCCTCTGGAGGCTTCCGAATTATACGTGGCAATCTCTCTAAGATTGTCGATGATGTGATCGTATCTCTCAATTTCTTCAGCTTCAGCAACCGCAATTTCTTGCAGCTCGATCTTAGTCTGAAGCAGCGAGAAGTTATAATCGATATACCGCCCATCAAACTCTTGGATCTCCGTGTTTTCAAGGTGTATAATTTTGTTGAAACAATGATTCAATAGATATCGGTTGTGCGTCACAACTAGCAGCATTCCCTTGTGGGAATTAATAAGTTTTTTAAGCGCATTTAGGTTTTCAAAGTCTAAAAATACATCGGGTTCGTCCATAATCATTAAGTCTGGACGACTGAGCATTTCCTTCATCACTTGAATAAGTTTGAATTCCCCACCACTCACATCGGATATACTAAGATCCTTGAGCTTCATGAGGTTGGCCAGGTTTAGCTGCTTATTAATGGTGTTTTCGAAATTATCCCCATCCATTGCCTCGAAGGCATCCAAAGCCAATTGAACCTTTTCCAGCAGCGAATCCATATCCGACGTGGTAGCCATCTCCGCATAAATGGCTGTGATTTCATCTTGCATCTTGATGAATTCTTCTCCGATATATTCAAAAACGGTCATTTCTTTCGTTTTTTCGATTTGCAAGAACTGACTTACATACCCAATTCTGCAAGTTGGGTCTATCTCTAACTTGCCATCGAACAAATATCTTTCCGGATCCATCAGGATATCGATCAGTGTACTTTTCCCACTGCCACTTGTTCCGATAAAAGCGCAATGTTGTGCCTCTTCAAACGTAAATGAAATGTTATTATATAGTTCCTTTTGTGGAAATGAGAAGGATAAGTTATCAACTTTTATCATAGTGTTACCTTTCTTTACAACTAAAATGGTGACTATTATTAAATATATTGTCGAACACAGACTTTTAGAGTAACACTGTTTACCCCCAAGTTCAATCTATTTGTAGCCCCTTACCCTCACTTCGAAATTCTAGTACTTTCTTTAAAATGGTGACTTGTTAGACGATTCTCAGAATTAACCATTGAACTTGTACCGTAAAAACAAAAAAAGCCGCTAATTGCGACTTTCAAAGGGATCTACCTTTCCCCCGACACATGTACGTACCGGTTCCGGTCATTTATAACACTCCCTTCACTCTTTCTTTTTTTTGAAGAAATCGAACTTGATCACATAATCAAAGAGAAAGGTGATTGCAACAGCTCCAAGTGGAATCATTGCGTAGGCCCAAGGCGGAATACTCGGAGCTTCACCAGGAGGTGCGTCAATTAAAATCTCAAAAAGAACAACACAGTAAATTACGGCCAATACAATACCTGTTACGTTCCTATCTTTTTTACGCATAGCTACTTTCACCTCCCTTACTTACGTTATTCTTCCCGTTAATCGACACCATGTTCTTATCGATTCCAGCATTCGGTACAAACTCTTATCCCTTGCCATTATTTTTCAGGAAAAAAAGCCCCAATTTGAGGCTTGTTATTGAGTCACACTATTAACATATACCCCTACATATCATTTTTATAATACAGAGGATGTACCACCATCTATGTTCACGGCAGTTCCTGTTACATAAGAGGCTGCACCCGACACAAGAAAAGCAATCACTTTTGCCGCCTCTTCTGTTTGACCTATTCTCTTGAGTGGGATACCGTGAATGGGGTTAGAAGCGAACTCCTCCCAACTCTGCTCTGGTGCTGAAGCCTTCCACATCCGCTCAATCTGATCGCTACGAATCAGACCGATGCACACGGCGTTAACACGAATATTGTCCTTGGCGAGGTCTTTGCTCATGGCCTTCGTTAGTGCAAGTCCTGCCGCCCGACTGACTGATGTTGGCAAAGATGATGCAGATGGTGTCTTCCCTACAGTCGCCGTCACATTAAGGATGGAACCGCCACCTCTTTGACGCATATGAGATACTGCTGCCTTAGAACTGTGGACTGCTCCTAACAATTTCAAATCCAGATCTGAATACCAGCTTTCGCTGCTAACCTCTTCAAACGGATTAGCCGCAGCCGTTCCAGCATTGTTAATCAAAATATCCAATCCACCGAAATGCTGTACAGTCTGCTCTACCACACCTCGTACCTCTGCTTCTACTGAAATATCTGCAGAGATGACCAGTGCATCTGTCCCTGTCGTTTGCTTAATACGTTTCGCCGCAGCTTGAAGCGCCTCTTCGTTGCGGGCAACGATTGCCACCTTTGCGCCTTCCGATGCTAGAACAACTGCTGTCTCTAGTCCAATTCCTTTGCTACCGCCTGTTATTAGTGCTATTTTATCCTTTAATCCTAAATCCATTTGTATTTCCTCCCTTATTGCCTCCACTAATTGAACTAGACTGGTTATATTCAACTATCATTCCCGTTAGCGTAATCATCTTAAGTGACAAGGTCATCTTACCGTGTCTGGTAAACGAGGCCTATGGCTCCAGAATCAAAGGTCTTGTTTTCGATTAGCTTAAGATTGACCATCTCCTTGAGACCTTGAAATAACGGCAATCCTTTACCGATCAGGACAGGAGAAACCGTAATCTTATACTCATCAATTAAATCAAGCTGCATAAGATGGTGTGCGAACCTAGGACTACCGAGGATGACCATATCCTTGCCTGGCTGCTGTTTGAGGTTATTGATCTCTTCCTCGACATTTTCTTTCACGAGTCTGGAATTATTCCATTCAACTTTCTCCAGCGTCGTGGAAAAAACGATTTTGGCTGTGTTTTCGATCCACTCGGCATGATTCCGTTCATGCTGCGAAGCTTCTGGGTTTGAAGGTACAGATGGCCAGTAACTGTGCATCATCTGATAAGTCCCACGCCCCCAAATGACAGTGTCGGCAGTACTCAGAATTTCTTTCGCGTGTTTCTCCAAATCAGCATCGTAGGAAACCCAGCCAATATCCATTTCACCGTTTGGCCCTTCTACAAAACCGTCAAGAGATGCGTGCAGAAATAGAACGAGTTTTCTCATTTTCAGTTCTCCTTTGTTCAAGAGGGATATTTACATTTTACATTTACTACATTTTACCATAATTTAAGTTGGGTTGTTTCTTATGGATTGCTAATCTCCAACCTGTCCGTTAACAAAAAAAAGCAGCTGAATTTGGTATTACCCCCTTTTAGTCGACAAGGGATCAAAGACATCTTTAAGATGGACTTATCTTGCCTAACGAAGGGGATAACACCAATATTGCCACTTTCAAAGTTGAACAATTTCTTGTCCATCGATATTTATTCCCGACCGTAAAGTAAATTACACCATCACTCTATTAATAACTACAACGCCTTCCGCGAGTGTAGTTCATTTATTGTGCTTGTTGTTCATCTGCATAATACCTTTCATATTCTTTAGTCAACGTGTAACGCTGTACACCTTTGCACGCATTCATCGCTTCCTTAGCGTGCTGGATAGCCAGTTCGCGCCGACCCAATTTGCGTTCTAACTCAGCAAGAAGTGCAGATCGCATCCATTGTCTTCTAATCGATTTCAGGTGCTCCCTTGCTTGCTCACTCTTCTCTTCCTCCAAAAGCAAAAACGTCTCGTAATATGTACGGTAATCTGATCTGCGCATCTGGAGTACCGCTTGCCGAACCGCAGTCATGTCCTTGCGATAAGCACCATAAGCGGCTTGATATATCGCTTGCCTCGATTTTTTCGTCGTCTGTTTTCTAAGTTTCTCCATCGTGAACTCGACTTCATCATCCAGTCTGTTAGCAGTCACATAATAAATATAAATATAGGGTGTATGATGATTTTTACGTAAAAAAGCTTCCACACGGTCCATCCGGGTTTCCCATGCCATTGGGTACAAAACGTGAATCGTAAACGCAATAAGTGTGGCCACCAGCACCGTTCCTACGATAAGAAAAACAGATTGTTCATTCCACAACATCATCAGCACAAATACAAATACAACGGAATAAAACGTAACATTCCACCTACTCATTCTCATCTATCATTCCCTTCAGCATCTAAATCATGAAGTATCTATTATATCAGAATTAAAACTATATATTGTATAAATTTAGGAGACAAAGATTGATATCACCAACAAAATAGAATTTCAACAGATATGGTGAAAACAAGTCTTCAACGTGCTTCCTGTACGCTGTGAGAACCATACGTATAGCTCGCTGTATGTAATGACAACAAAACAGGGCATCTTCAGTAGATGCCCTGTTTTGTTTCAAAAAATGGTCTTCCATTCATCACACTTGTTAAACACCCAAATTTGTTTTGTATTCAGCATTTTGCAAATGTCCGAATTGCTGAAAGATTCATCCCCGTCCCAGTTTCTGAATGAGCCACTGAAACAATACAGATTCCGCTTTAGGTTCGTATTAGGTTTCGGTTCTGGGTTGAGATTGGAATTGAGATTAGAGCCTGATCGAATCTCGATTCTTATTCTCCTTCATCGACATATTTCATTATCAGCTCACTGCAAATGGAGTTGGCCCAGGCGAACCAAGGTCTGGTGAATTTCCCGGGATCATTGACATCAAAACCTTCATGCATAAACCCGGTATCGGCATCTGTTGTCTCCAGCAGAACCAGCAACTGTTCCAGCTCTTCAGGGTCCTCGGTAGTCAGCCCTTGCATCGCCAAGGCAATATGCCAGATGTAATTATGCGGGGTATGCGGACTGCCAATCCCCTTTGCTTTTTCACCAGCAAAATAATAGGGATTATCCTTACTCAGAATAAACCGTCGGGTGTTCAAGTACACCGGATCATCGGCCTTGCAATATCCAAGATAAGGAAGGGACAACAGGCTGGGCACATTCGCGTCGTCCATCAGATTGTAGTTGCCCATTCCGTCCGTCTCATAAGCATAGATTCGTCCATATACGGGATGCTCCGTGATCGCATACGTCTGAATGCCTTCTTCGATCTCATCCAGCAGCAGCTGGGACCGGCGGCCGATATCCTGATGTCGTAGTACATCTTTATTAATCTCCACAATATAGCGCAGAGCCACGGCAGCGAACATATTCGCCGGAACCAGATACCCGTAAGTGCAAGCATCATCGCTTGGACGGAAGCCGCTCCAGGTCATCCCGGTATAAGCTACAGGCGTGCCGCGCCCACCATAACTCAGCGTATCCGTCTCCGGGCAGTTCAATCGCTCAAACGTGTACGGAGATTGCTCGTGGCGCTGTTCTTTTGTCCACAGATCGAGGATATTCAAAACTGCTTCCTGAAAAACATCGTCGAAAATCTCAATATCGCCGTTTGCCTTCCAGAACAGATACGCCAGCTGTATCGGGTAACATAGGGAGTCGATCTCGTATTTGCGTTCCCACACCCAAGGATTATGTTCGGTAATATCGTCCTTGTGGCCGTGATTATTGCCTTCGCGGTTGAACGCATTCGCATACGGGTCCAGATTAATGTAAAACATTTGCTTGCGGATTACCCCTTTGATCATATCAGCTAGCTCGGAGTCCTTCACGGCATCGCCAATATAGTGCCGCACCTGGGCAGAGGAATCTCTCAGCCACATTGCCGGTATATCTCCCGTAATTACAAAAGCCGTTCCGTCTTCAAGTTGCTGAAAGGTGGTCTCCAGCGTGTTGGGATAACAGTTCTGAAACAGCTGCGCCAGTTTGGGGCGGTGGGAAAGCTTGCTTGTTACACGTTCAATCGTCTCCTTGATAGCGGTGATGTCAGATTTCATTTTCATAATCCTCCGTTGTTAATTATTATTCTATCTATATTTGGGCTGAGCCAAAATCAGCGGTTCACGTTGTGAATAAAGACGCTACATATTCAAAAGGTTCTTATGCTCTATTCGCACTTTATATCAAACTCTGATTCTTAAATTCAGCCTCTATATCAGTTCCAGCTAAAATAGCCCGAGCAGGCTTCGATACTCCCCTTATCCGTCCAGTCATAATCTGAAATTACCCCACCCGATTTCCAGCGGGAAGGTGCCATATTGGAGAGCCAGTCCAATGGCTCAGAGACTGCTGTAGCTATAGCTGCCCGTTCAAAGGCTTCGGTGACCGCCTTGCGCTGTTCACTGCCCATGGCTTTGGGATCGGCCGACACGAAGAGCGGGGTGCCGCTACGCGACAGAACATCCAGCCACTGTCTGTTCATTTTCCAATCCACATTGTTTGTCAATCCCACACAATCAGCGTCAACGGCATAGAGCGTGTCATGCTGAGGCATTCGGAAGGCCAAGGTGTTGATCCCCATCCGGCGAGTGCGTTCCCATTGAAGACCACTGGTATCGTCGCCGGTACGCTGAATTTCAAAGATGCCTGCCGACAAGTGGGACAGTGTGTTGCAGCCGATAATGAGCGTATCTCCAGCATTACGTTTGATCGCCTTGTACAACGCAAGAATAATCTCTGCAGATGTTCTGGAATGGTCGGCGAAATGCCAGCCGTCATCGGTAATACCCATGCCAAAGCGGCTGCCCCAACGACCAAACAGATCATAGGTTGTAAAATCATGCTTCAGCAACTTGTAGCCCCAGCCTGTATAACGGGCTACATAGTCTGCGATGGACTCCAGCACCTCCGGAATGCTGGGATCCAGAATGTAACCTTCCGGCTGTTCCGCTTTTGCTAATGGATTGTTTAGCAGCCACTCCTTGGGCGAATCCATCGTTGTCAACAGCGGGCGGAACCACATGCCAGGACGCACGCCCGTCTCTGTCATTTGCCTGGCCAGCTGTTCCATATCCGGGAACAGCTGCTCATCCGGCAGCCATGGCTGATGGCGGCTCGCGGCAAATTTGCCCCAGTTTTTCTGCCAACCGTCGTCAATGACCATATATGGACGATTGACAGAAGAAGTGGCCAGCGAGGACATCAGCTTGCTGTCTTCAAGAATCTGTCCATGGGAGCTGTGCCCATAGGCATAATACCAGTTGTTTCCCCCGTAGACGGGGAATTTCGGCAGCACCGGTTGCTCGCACATTACACGGCAGAACGCCTGCGTTGCCTCAAA
This window of the Paenibacillus marchantiae genome carries:
- a CDS encoding SDR family NAD(P)-dependent oxidoreductase — protein: MDLGLKDKIALITGGSKGIGLETAVVLASEGAKVAIVARNEEALQAAAKRIKQTTGTDALVISADISVEAEVRGVVEQTVQHFGGLDILINNAGTAAANPFEEVSSESWYSDLDLKLLGAVHSSKAAVSHMRQRGGGSILNVTATVGKTPSASSLPTSVSRAAGLALTKAMSKDLAKDNIRVNAVCIGLIRSDQIERMWKASAPEQSWEEFASNPIHGIPLKRIGQTEEAAKVIAFLVSGAASYVTGTAVNIDGGTSSVL
- a CDS encoding alpha-amylase family protein gives rise to the protein MAYFDLIELPEIVLVQEDKSWSRMESQSGVYTDEDIRVEVRKQTGSLGVSLSADQTPVSRIALRWNREIGEHVRLLGDHWERSYGDLQWAGIMPDREMPWYFMALQDGITHGYGVKTGPASLCCWFVDAHWVTLVLDVRCGGTGVLLSGRQLEAAEVVSRKGELGETPFEATQAFCRVMCEQPVLPKFPVYGGNNWYYAYGHSSHGQILEDSKLMSSLATSSVNRPYMVIDDGWQKNWGKFAASRHQPWLPDEQLFPDMEQLARQMTETGVRPGMWFRPLLTTMDSPKEWLLNNPLAKAEQPEGYILDPSIPEVLESIADYVARYTGWGYKLLKHDFTTYDLFGRWGSRFGMGITDDGWHFADHSRTSAEIILALYKAIKRNAGDTLIIGCNTLSHLSAGIFEIQRTGDDTSGLQWERTRRMGINTLAFRMPQHDTLYAVDADCVGLTNNVDWKMNRQWLDVLSRSGTPLFVSADPKAMGSEQRKAVTEAFERAAIATAVSEPLDWLSNMAPSRWKSGGVISDYDWTDKGSIEACSGYFSWN
- a CDS encoding ABC-F family ATP-binding cassette domain-containing protein translates to MIKVDNLSFSFPQKELYNNISFTFEEAQHCAFIGTSGSGKSTLIDILMDPERYLFDGKLEIDPTCRIGYVSQFLQIEKTKEMTVFEYIGEEFIKMQDEITAIYAEMATTSDMDSLLEKVQLALDAFEAMDGDNFENTINKQLNLANLMKLKDLSISDVSGGEFKLIQVMKEMLSRPDLMIMDEPDVFLDFENLNALKKLINSHKGMLLVVTHNRYLLNHCFNKIIHLENTEIQEFDGRYIDYNFSLLQTKIELQEIAVAEAEEIERYDHIIDNLREIATYNSEASRGRALKARVKFQERLEARRIKEPFVDIKQPNISFGIDKEMEDTVVVNVNNYSVSFDELLLEKVNFEIKSTDKVALIGPNGTGKTTLLREIFKNNQDSIEINAEVNVAYLSQVQGEMLKDSNTILNEFIDAGFQTYDEIRSYLSNYGFEGEILDQKIESLSGGEKNMLQLAKVSASQANLLLLDEPTSHLDIYTQIALEKAIEDYKGAILMISHDFYSVVNGMDYVLIIEDKTISKMSILEFRQMIYASHFNEDYLEIEQKKKSVEMKIELALKDTNFELAKGLVDELEELIKLL
- a CDS encoding dihydrofolate reductase family protein, encoding MRKLVLFLHASLDGFVEGPNGEMDIGWVSYDADLEKHAKEILSTADTVIWGRGTYQMMHSYWPSVPSNPEASQHERNHAEWIENTAKIVFSTTLEKVEWNNSRLVKENVEEEINNLKQQPGKDMVILGSPRFAHHLMQLDLIDEYKITVSPVLIGKGLPLFQGLKEMVNLKLIENKTFDSGAIGLVYQTR
- a CDS encoding glycoside hydrolase family 125 protein, encoding MKSDITAIKETIERVTSKLSHRPKLAQLFQNCYPNTLETTFQQLEDGTAFVITGDIPAMWLRDSSAQVRHYIGDAVKDSELADMIKGVIRKQMFYINLDPYANAFNREGNNHGHKDDITEHNPWVWERKYEIDSLCYPIQLAYLFWKANGDIEIFDDVFQEAVLNILDLWTKEQRHEQSPYTFERLNCPETDTLSYGGRGTPVAYTGMTWSGFRPSDDACTYGYLVPANMFAAVALRYIVEINKDVLRHQDIGRRSQLLLDEIEEGIQTYAITEHPVYGRIYAYETDGMGNYNLMDDANVPSLLSLPYLGYCKADDPVYLNTRRFILSKDNPYYFAGEKAKGIGSPHTPHNYIWHIALAMQGLTTEDPEELEQLLVLLETTDADTGFMHEGFDVNDPGKFTRPWFAWANSICSELIMKYVDEGE